The following are encoded in a window of Cyanobacteria bacterium QS_8_64_29 genomic DNA:
- a CDS encoding low-complexity protein: MIAPVPKQRIARSAIALLAALALVVPAAPAAAQGVGEDYDRQFLVEADFAGQDLREVSFIKANLRNSDFSGADLMGANLFAANLEGANLEGANLRLATLDSARMSYTNLKNAILEETFAANTNFDGATIEGADFTDALLSPDTRLQLCQHAQGTNPQTGRATRETLRCR; the protein is encoded by the coding sequence ATGATTGCGCCCGTTCCCAAGCAGCGGATCGCCCGTTCGGCTATCGCTCTACTGGCTGCGCTTGCACTAGTGGTGCCGGCTGCCCCGGCCGCCGCGCAAGGGGTGGGCGAGGACTACGACCGGCAGTTTTTGGTCGAGGCTGACTTTGCCGGTCAGGACCTGCGCGAGGTCAGCTTTATCAAGGCCAACCTGCGCAATAGCGATTTCTCGGGCGCCGACCTCATGGGGGCGAACCTGTTTGCCGCCAACCTGGAAGGCGCCAATTTAGAAGGGGCCAACTTGCGGTTGGCAACCCTAGACTCGGCGCGCATGAGCTATACCAACCTCAAAAACGCCATTCTGGAAGAGACCTTTGCCGCCAACACCAACTTTGACGGCGCCACCATCGAGGGGGCTGACTTCACGGACGCGCTGCTGAGCCCAGACACGCGCCTCCAGCTCTGCCAGCACGCCCAAGGCACCAATCCCCAAACCGGTCGCGCCACGCGCGAGACCTTGCGCTGCCGCTAG